A genomic region of Aureimonas populi contains the following coding sequences:
- the hisG gene encoding ATP phosphoribosyltransferase: MSVVLAIPSKGRLKENSVAALSRAGIRVVASEDARSYRTRVEGMEGLEVLLLSASEIARELRDGAIHFGVTGEDLLRETVPDLAPAIEIVAPLGFGHADVIVAVPDSWADVHTMEDLNDVAGSFRLRHGRRLRIATKYWRLTQGFFTRAHGIQTYRIVESLGATEGAPAAGSADIIVDITSSGSTLSANRLRVLSDGKILSSQACLARARTAPVDAAGTATVAEIVRRFSA; this comes from the coding sequence ATGAGCGTCGTCCTCGCGATCCCCTCCAAGGGGCGGCTGAAGGAGAACAGCGTGGCGGCGCTGTCGCGCGCGGGCATCCGCGTGGTGGCCAGCGAGGATGCGCGCTCCTACCGCACCCGCGTGGAGGGCATGGAGGGGCTGGAGGTGCTGCTGCTCTCGGCCTCCGAGATCGCCCGCGAGCTCCGCGACGGGGCCATCCATTTCGGCGTGACGGGCGAGGACCTTCTGCGCGAGACCGTGCCCGACCTTGCCCCGGCCATCGAGATCGTCGCCCCGCTCGGCTTCGGCCATGCCGACGTGATCGTGGCCGTGCCCGATTCCTGGGCGGATGTGCACACGATGGAGGATTTGAACGATGTCGCCGGCTCCTTCCGCCTGCGGCATGGCCGGCGCCTGCGCATCGCCACGAAGTACTGGCGGCTGACGCAGGGCTTCTTCACCCGCGCGCACGGCATCCAGACCTACCGGATCGTGGAAAGCCTCGGCGCGACGGAAGGGGCGCCCGCGGCGGGCTCGGCCGACATCATCGTCGACATCACCTCGTCGGGCTCCACGCTCTCGGCCAACCGGCTGCGCGTCCTGTCGGACGGCAAGATATTGTCCTCGCAGGCCTGTCTGGCTCGCGCGCGGACGGCGCCGGTGGACGCGGCGGGTACCGCCACGGTGGCCGAGATCGTCAGGCGCTTTTCCGCCTGA
- the fumC gene encoding class II fumarate hydratase has protein sequence MGATRRETDSIGAIEVAADRYWGAQTERSLNNFKIGTDKQPIAVIHALATVKKAAARVNRDYGKLEASLAEAIEKAADEVISGKLDDHFPLVVYQTGSGTQTNMNVNEVISNRAIEMLGGEMGSKKPVHPNDHVNMGQSSNDVFPTAIHVAVAIEAGKRVLPAIDKLHASLDAKAREFDGIIKIGRTHTQDATPITLGQEFSGYAAALKLGKRRIEQALEDVHALAQGGTAVGTGLNAPVGFDVKIADEVARLTGLPFRTAENKFEALASHGALAFFHGSLNALATDLFKIANDIRFLGSGPRSGLGELSLPENEPGSSIMPGKVNPTQCEALTMVAAEVFGHETTVTVAASQGHFELNVFKPVIANAVLSSIRLLGDGMDSFREHCVDGIKANEDRIKDLMQQSLMLVTALAPTIGYDNAATIAKTAHKNGTTLREEALRTGLVTGEDYDRIVDPAAMTRPG, from the coding sequence ATGGGTGCAACGAGACGCGAGACCGATTCCATCGGCGCGATCGAGGTGGCGGCGGATCGCTATTGGGGGGCACAGACCGAGCGCTCGCTGAACAATTTCAAGATCGGCACGGACAAGCAGCCCATCGCCGTCATCCATGCGCTGGCGACCGTCAAGAAGGCGGCCGCGCGCGTCAACCGCGATTACGGCAAGCTGGAAGCGAGCCTTGCCGAGGCCATCGAGAAGGCGGCCGACGAGGTGATCTCGGGCAAGCTGGACGATCATTTCCCGCTGGTGGTCTACCAGACCGGCTCGGGCACCCAGACGAACATGAACGTCAACGAGGTGATCTCCAACCGAGCCATCGAAATGCTGGGCGGCGAGATGGGCTCCAAGAAGCCGGTCCACCCGAACGACCACGTCAATATGGGGCAGTCGTCCAACGACGTGTTCCCGACGGCCATCCACGTGGCGGTCGCCATCGAGGCCGGCAAACGTGTCCTGCCGGCCATCGACAAGCTGCATGCCTCGCTCGACGCCAAGGCGCGGGAATTCGACGGCATCATCAAGATCGGCCGCACCCACACGCAGGACGCCACCCCGATCACGCTGGGGCAGGAGTTCTCCGGCTATGCGGCGGCGCTCAAGCTCGGCAAGCGGCGCATCGAGCAGGCCCTGGAGGACGTCCACGCGCTGGCGCAGGGCGGCACGGCCGTGGGCACCGGGCTGAACGCGCCGGTGGGCTTCGACGTGAAGATCGCCGATGAGGTTGCGCGCCTGACCGGCCTGCCCTTCCGCACCGCCGAAAACAAGTTCGAGGCGCTGGCCTCGCACGGGGCACTGGCCTTCTTCCACGGCTCGCTGAACGCGCTGGCGACCGATCTGTTCAAGATCGCCAACGACATCCGCTTCCTCGGTTCCGGCCCGCGCTCGGGGCTGGGCGAATTGTCCCTGCCGGAGAACGAGCCCGGCTCCTCCATCATGCCCGGCAAGGTGAACCCGACGCAGTGCGAGGCGCTGACCATGGTGGCCGCCGAGGTCTTCGGCCACGAGACCACGGTGACGGTGGCCGCTTCCCAGGGGCATTTCGAGCTGAACGTCTTCAAGCCCGTCATCGCCAACGCCGTCCTCTCCTCCATCCGGCTGCTGGGCGACGGCATGGATTCCTTCCGCGAGCATTGCGTGGACGGCATCAAGGCCAATGAGGACCGCATCAAGGACCTGATGCAGCAGTCGCTGATGCTGGTGACGGCGCTGGCCCCCACCATCGGCTACGACAACGCCGCGACCATCGCCAAGACCGCCCACAAGAACGGCACGACCCTGCGCGAGGAGGCCCTGCGCACCGGCCTCGTCACCGGCGAGGACTACGACCGCATCGTCGACCCCGCCGCGATGACCCGGCCGGGCTGA
- a CDS encoding CsbD family protein, with product MVDSNQIKGGAKEIGGNIKEAAGKAVGNERLQAEGQIDQVEGKTQKNYGKVKDAVKDQTGH from the coding sequence ATGGTGGACAGCAACCAGATCAAGGGCGGCGCCAAGGAAATCGGCGGCAACATCAAGGAAGCCGCCGGCAAGGCGGTCGGCAACGAGCGCCTCCAGGCCGAAGGCCAGATCGACCAGGTCGAGGGCAAGACCCAGAAGAACTACGGCAAGGTCAAGGACGCCGTGAAGGACCAGACCGGCCACTGA
- the groL gene encoding chaperonin GroEL (60 kDa chaperone family; promotes refolding of misfolded polypeptides especially under stressful conditions; forms two stacked rings of heptamers to form a barrel-shaped 14mer; ends can be capped by GroES; misfolded proteins enter the barrel where they are refolded when GroES binds) yields the protein MAAKEVKFGRDARERMLRGVDILADAVKVTLGPKGRNVVIDKSFGAPRITKDGVSVAKEIELEDKFENMGAQMVREVASKTNDKAGDGTTTATVLAQAIVREGGKAVAAGMNPMDVKRGIDSAVAKVVETLLSSARKIETSDEVAQVGTISANGEKEIGQMIASAMQKVGNEGVITVEEAKTAETELEVVEGMQFDRGYLSPYFVTNAEKMVAELEDPYILLHEKKLSNLQAMLPVLEAVVQSGKPLVIIAEDVEGEALATLVVNKLRGGLKIAAVKAPGFGDRRKAMLEDIAILTGGQVISEDLGIKLENVSLDMLGRAKKISITKENTTIVDGNGESEGIKARVGQIKAQIEETTSDYDREKLQERLAKLAGGVAVIRVGGATEVEVKEKKDRVDDALNATRAAVEEGIVAGGGVALLRASNALTIKGENQDQEAGITIVRRALQAPLRQIVTNAGGEGSIVVGKILENESTTFGYNAQTSEYGDMIQFGIVDPVKVVRSALQDAASVAGLLVTTEAMISEAPKKDGGSMPAMPGGGMGGMGGMDF from the coding sequence ATGGCTGCTAAAGAAGTCAAGTTCGGTCGTGATGCCCGCGAGCGCATGCTGCGCGGCGTCGACATTCTCGCCGATGCGGTGAAGGTCACGCTCGGCCCCAAGGGCCGCAACGTCGTGATCGACAAGTCGTTCGGCGCTCCGCGCATCACCAAGGACGGCGTTTCCGTCGCCAAGGAGATCGAGCTGGAGGACAAGTTCGAGAACATGGGCGCCCAGATGGTGCGCGAAGTGGCCTCGAAGACCAACGACAAGGCCGGTGACGGCACCACCACCGCGACGGTCCTGGCCCAGGCCATCGTCCGCGAGGGCGGCAAGGCCGTCGCCGCCGGCATGAACCCGATGGACGTCAAGCGCGGCATCGATTCGGCCGTCGCCAAGGTCGTCGAGACGCTCCTGTCCTCGGCCCGCAAGATCGAGACCTCGGACGAGGTCGCGCAGGTCGGCACCATCTCGGCCAATGGCGAGAAGGAAATCGGCCAGATGATCGCCTCGGCGATGCAGAAGGTCGGCAACGAGGGCGTCATCACGGTCGAGGAGGCCAAGACCGCCGAGACCGAGCTCGAGGTCGTCGAGGGCATGCAGTTCGACCGTGGCTACCTGTCGCCGTACTTCGTGACCAATGCCGAGAAGATGGTCGCCGAGCTGGAGGACCCCTACATCCTCCTGCACGAGAAGAAGCTCTCCAACCTCCAGGCGATGCTGCCGGTCCTCGAGGCCGTGGTGCAGTCGGGCAAGCCGCTCGTCATCATCGCCGAGGACGTAGAGGGCGAGGCGCTGGCCACGCTCGTCGTCAACAAGCTGCGCGGCGGCCTGAAGATCGCCGCCGTCAAGGCGCCGGGCTTCGGCGATCGCCGCAAGGCGATGCTTGAGGACATCGCGATCCTCACCGGCGGTCAGGTCATCTCCGAGGATCTCGGCATCAAGCTCGAGAACGTCTCGCTCGACATGCTCGGCCGCGCCAAGAAGATCTCGATCACCAAGGAAAACACCACCATCGTCGATGGCAACGGTGAGTCCGAGGGCATCAAGGCCCGTGTCGGCCAGATCAAGGCGCAGATCGAGGAGACCACCTCGGACTACGACCGCGAGAAGCTCCAGGAGCGCCTGGCCAAGCTCGCAGGCGGCGTGGCGGTCATCCGCGTCGGCGGCGCGACCGAGGTCGAGGTGAAGGAGAAGAAGGACCGCGTCGACGACGCCCTCAACGCGACCCGCGCGGCCGTGGAAGAAGGCATCGTGGCCGGCGGCGGCGTGGCGCTGCTGCGCGCCTCCAACGCGCTGACGATCAAGGGCGAGAACCAGGACCAGGAAGCGGGCATCACCATCGTGCGCCGCGCGCTCCAGGCCCCGCTTCGCCAGATCGTCACCAATGCCGGCGGCGAAGGCTCCATCGTGGTGGGCAAGATCCTCGAGAACGAGTCCACGACCTTCGGCTACAACGCCCAGACCAGCGAATACGGCGACATGATCCAGTTCGGCATCGTCGATCCGGTCAAGGTCGTCCGCTCGGCCCTGCAGGACGCGGCTTCGGTCGCCGGCCTGCTCGTCACCACCGAGGCGATGATCTCCGAGGCTCCCAAGAAGGACGGCGGCTCCATGCCCGCCATGCCGGGCGGCGGCATGGGCGGCATGGGCGGCATGGACTTCTAA
- the groES gene encoding co-chaperone GroES — protein sequence MANVNFRPLHDRVVVRRVESESKTAGGIIIPDTAKEKPQEGEIVAVGAGARDETGKVNPLEVKAGDRILFGKWSGTEIKLGGEDLLIMKESDILGIVG from the coding sequence ATGGCCAATGTGAACTTCCGTCCCCTGCACGACCGCGTCGTCGTGCGCCGTGTCGAGTCGGAAAGCAAGACGGCAGGCGGGATCATCATTCCCGACACCGCCAAGGAGAAGCCGCAGGAAGGCGAGATCGTCGCCGTCGGCGCCGGCGCGCGTGACGAGACCGGCAAGGTCAACCCGCTCGAGGTCAAGGCCGGCGACCGCATCCTCTTCGGCAAGTGGTCCGGCACCGAGATCAAGCTCGGCGGCGAGGACCTGCTCATCATGAAGGAATCCGACATCCTCGGGATCGTCGGCTGA
- a CDS encoding TadE/TadG family type IV pilus assembly protein: protein MNHQRRRKGPRSFLSDRRGNFAVITALAAVPVIFTIGGALDFNMFYANRVRVQNAADAAALAAAKQFNTDPDSGRLESFARDYFAANAGELFRSSTELHYEGVSFNEHNVRELAISVDYSYRPMFLPLMAGVFEGMGDSFSEVRSVIAIGNTTLEVALVLDTSGSMNDSPSGGGSSKIETLREVAETAVDSLLQNSGVSGLEKPSQVSIVPFAGAVNVGADHLRAAWMDPKGLSPIHHENLDWASYNWSSDTTKTVNQISRNLGTTEKGPWVLKSNPAVHLTRQYIYENMREQSVSFDFTRCPTAMTATTTTSSVTCTWTNRNPGSFAMTVSRQTGAFRNCNLGSDPTCHPPYTLTPTGTTPLFPFAGCVEARPGIYALTDDTPTESNPSTLFVPYFAPDEYDIHSQVSFGNNWLNDRGWERNSYVNYDTNRWANGENVGWLAPTGIYALRDHRGSRSENDMRSSQQDVRKYLMRPTKVLGRSKPGTNNAGSPSYICESAPILPLTDNAAAAIAHIRSLDASGATNVEEGVGWGWRTLSPNEPFTGGRARGEEDNIKAIILMTDGANTYYANDTLNKSGYGAYGYAAQGRIFENTTVPSGTYTNANFSRAMNQRTAQICENARNDGRVPVTNARGEPRMVDGRQVTRDGVIIYTIAFDIPRSDQATVFPLLKGCASSYLDDQRAGRARDLERTYFYEASSNEKLRQAFADIVASLSSLRIAR from the coding sequence ATGAACCACCAGCGCCGCCGCAAGGGCCCTCGTTCCTTTCTGTCGGACAGACGCGGCAATTTCGCGGTCATCACCGCCCTGGCCGCCGTCCCGGTCATCTTCACGATCGGCGGGGCGCTGGACTTCAACATGTTCTACGCCAACCGGGTGCGCGTCCAGAACGCGGCCGACGCGGCGGCGCTGGCGGCGGCCAAGCAATTCAACACCGACCCCGACTCGGGCAGGCTGGAAAGCTTCGCGCGCGACTACTTCGCCGCCAATGCCGGCGAGCTGTTCCGCTCCAGCACCGAGCTGCATTACGAGGGCGTCTCGTTCAACGAGCACAATGTGCGCGAGCTGGCGATCAGCGTGGACTATTCCTACCGGCCGATGTTCCTGCCTCTCATGGCCGGCGTCTTCGAGGGGATGGGCGACAGCTTCTCCGAGGTCCGCAGCGTGATCGCCATCGGCAACACCACGCTGGAGGTGGCGCTGGTGCTGGACACGTCCGGCTCGATGAACGATTCGCCCTCCGGCGGCGGTAGCAGCAAGATCGAGACGCTGCGCGAGGTGGCCGAGACGGCCGTCGACAGCCTGCTCCAGAACAGCGGCGTTTCCGGCCTGGAGAAACCCTCGCAGGTCTCCATCGTGCCCTTCGCCGGCGCGGTGAATGTGGGGGCGGACCATCTGCGGGCCGCCTGGATGGACCCCAAGGGCCTCTCGCCGATCCACCACGAGAATCTCGACTGGGCCAGCTACAACTGGTCGTCGGACACGACGAAGACCGTCAACCAGATCTCGCGCAATCTCGGCACCACCGAGAAAGGCCCCTGGGTGCTCAAGTCGAACCCGGCCGTCCATCTGACGCGACAGTACATCTACGAGAACATGCGCGAGCAGTCCGTCTCGTTCGACTTCACCAGATGCCCGACGGCGATGACCGCCACCACCACGACGAGCAGCGTGACGTGCACCTGGACGAACCGCAATCCAGGCAGCTTCGCCATGACGGTCAGCCGGCAGACGGGCGCCTTCAGGAACTGCAACCTGGGCTCCGACCCGACCTGCCATCCGCCCTATACGCTGACGCCGACCGGCACCACGCCCCTGTTCCCCTTCGCCGGCTGCGTCGAGGCGCGTCCGGGCATCTACGCGCTGACCGACGACACGCCCACGGAAAGCAACCCATCGACGCTCTTCGTGCCCTATTTCGCGCCCGACGAGTACGACATCCACTCGCAGGTGTCCTTCGGCAACAACTGGCTGAACGACAGGGGGTGGGAGCGCAACAGCTACGTCAATTACGACACCAACCGGTGGGCCAACGGCGAGAACGTCGGCTGGCTTGCCCCCACGGGAATCTACGCCCTGCGCGACCACCGGGGCAGCCGCAGCGAGAATGACATGCGCAGCTCGCAACAGGACGTGCGCAAATATCTCATGCGGCCCACCAAGGTGCTCGGGCGCTCGAAGCCGGGCACCAACAATGCCGGCTCACCCTCCTATATCTGCGAATCGGCCCCCATCCTGCCGTTGACCGACAATGCGGCGGCCGCCATCGCTCATATCCGGTCGCTGGACGCGTCCGGCGCCACCAATGTGGAGGAGGGCGTCGGCTGGGGCTGGCGCACTCTCTCGCCGAACGAGCCCTTCACCGGCGGGCGGGCGCGGGGCGAGGAGGACAACATCAAGGCCATCATCCTGATGACCGACGGCGCCAACACCTATTACGCCAACGATACGCTCAACAAGTCCGGCTACGGCGCCTACGGCTACGCCGCGCAGGGGCGCATCTTCGAGAACACCACCGTACCCTCCGGCACCTACACCAACGCGAACTTCTCGCGCGCCATGAACCAGCGCACGGCCCAGATCTGCGAGAATGCCCGCAATGACGGGCGCGTGCCCGTGACCAACGCGCGCGGCGAGCCGCGGATGGTGGACGGCAGGCAGGTGACGCGCGACGGCGTGATCATCTACACCATCGCCTTCGACATTCCGAGGAGCGATCAGGCGACGGTCTTCCCGCTCCTGAAAGGCTGCGCCTCCTCCTATCTGGACGATCAGCGCGCCGGTCGCGCGCGCGACCTGGAGCGGACCTATTTCTACGAGGCCTCCAGCAACGAGAAGCTGCGGCAGGCCTTCGCCGACATCGTCGCCTCCCTGTCGAGCCTTCGCATCGCGCGCTGA
- a CDS encoding TIGR01459 family HAD-type hydrolase — MEQPDTASALAAIGTLGEIVGNYDAILCDVWGVVHDGVVKSPEAEAALIAARGKGLEVVLVTNSPRLSAGVQAQLDALAVSRQAYDRIVTSGDATRVLIQQGPRRLFHIGPARDADIFEGLDIELVGEEEAQAVVATGLTDDESETPEDYAGLLARMAARGLPFVCANPDIVVHRGERLVYCAGALGRGYGEAGGTVRLAGKPHRPIYEVALAGLKHPNPRLLCIGDGLFTDVAGAAAIGADALFVREGIHRDELRAADGDVAALAAELAGRGVAARYVIPQLV, encoded by the coding sequence ATGGAACAGCCGGACACGGCGAGCGCGCTGGCGGCGATCGGGACGCTCGGCGAAATCGTGGGCAACTACGACGCGATCCTGTGCGATGTCTGGGGCGTCGTCCATGACGGGGTCGTCAAGTCGCCGGAAGCCGAGGCGGCGCTGATCGCGGCGCGGGGCAAGGGCCTGGAGGTCGTGCTCGTCACCAATTCGCCGCGCCTCTCAGCGGGCGTCCAGGCGCAGCTCGACGCGCTCGCCGTCTCGCGGCAGGCCTATGACCGCATCGTCACCTCGGGCGATGCGACGCGCGTCCTCATCCAGCAGGGCCCCCGGCGGCTCTTCCATATCGGTCCCGCCCGCGACGCGGACATTTTCGAGGGGCTCGACATCGAGCTGGTCGGGGAGGAGGAGGCGCAGGCCGTCGTCGCCACGGGGCTGACGGACGACGAGAGCGAAACGCCGGAGGATTACGCCGGCCTCCTCGCCCGTATGGCGGCGCGGGGGCTTCCCTTCGTCTGCGCCAACCCGGACATCGTGGTGCATCGGGGCGAGCGGCTGGTCTATTGCGCCGGCGCGCTGGGGCGCGGCTACGGCGAGGCCGGCGGCACGGTGCGCCTGGCCGGCAAGCCGCACCGGCCGATCTACGAGGTGGCGCTCGCCGGCCTGAAGCATCCGAACCCCCGCCTCCTGTGCATCGGCGACGGGCTCTTCACCGACGTGGCGGGCGCGGCCGCCATCGGCGCCGACGCGCTTTTCGTGCGCGAGGGCATTCATCGCGACGAGCTGCGCGCGGCGGACGGCGACGTCGCCGCGCTGGCGGCGGAGCTGGCCGGGCGCGGCGTCGCCGCGCGCTACGTGATCCCGCAGCTCGTATGA
- a CDS encoding bifunctional riboflavin kinase/FAD synthetase, with translation MSPARFTRIFGESALPAHLRGGVVAIGNFDGVHRGHQAVLASAGRIARERGLPLLALTFEPHPRTLFQPGRPVPRLTPAPLKARLLRALGFSAVVEQDFTRDFAALTAAEFVSAVLVRRLGAAHVVAGFDFGFGARRGGDPAYLRAAGEAEGFGVTIIEAHGDEGGVVSSSRIREDLAAGDVAGAAGLLGWRWTVEGEIGHGRKLGRTLGYPTANMALPFPALLQHGIYAVRLRRAGGALHGGVASYGRRPTFDDGAPLFETFLFDFSGDLYGETVSVSIFRRLRGEEKFADVAALVARMDEDAAEGRALLAAAEPLSDLDRAIAF, from the coding sequence ATGAGCCCTGCGCGCTTCACGCGTATCTTCGGCGAGAGCGCCCTGCCGGCGCATCTGCGCGGCGGGGTGGTGGCCATCGGCAATTTCGACGGCGTGCATCGCGGGCACCAGGCGGTGCTGGCCAGCGCCGGCCGCATCGCGCGCGAGCGGGGCCTGCCGCTTCTGGCGCTCACCTTCGAGCCGCATCCGCGCACGCTGTTCCAGCCGGGCCGGCCGGTGCCCCGCCTGACGCCCGCGCCGCTCAAGGCGCGGCTGCTCCGCGCGCTCGGCTTCTCGGCGGTGGTGGAGCAGGACTTCACCCGCGATTTCGCGGCGCTGACCGCCGCCGAGTTCGTCTCGGCCGTCCTCGTGCGGCGGCTCGGCGCGGCGCATGTGGTGGCCGGCTTCGACTTCGGCTTCGGCGCGCGGCGCGGCGGCGATCCGGCCTATCTGCGTGCGGCGGGCGAGGCCGAGGGCTTCGGTGTCACCATCATCGAGGCCCATGGCGACGAGGGCGGCGTCGTCTCCTCCAGCCGCATCCGCGAGGATCTGGCGGCCGGCGACGTGGCGGGCGCGGCCGGGCTGCTCGGCTGGCGCTGGACGGTGGAGGGCGAGATCGGCCATGGGCGAAAGCTCGGGCGCACGCTCGGCTATCCCACCGCCAACATGGCGCTGCCGTTCCCCGCGCTTCTCCAGCACGGCATCTACGCGGTGCGCCTTCGCCGCGCCGGCGGCGCGCTGCACGGGGGCGTGGCCAGCTACGGGCGCCGCCCGACCTTCGACGACGGGGCGCCTCTGTTCGAGACCTTCCTCTTCGACTTTTCGGGCGATCTCTACGGCGAGACCGTTTCGGTCTCCATCTTCCGGCGCCTGCGCGGCGAGGAGAAGTTTGCCGATGTCGCCGCGCTCGTCGCGCGGATGGACGAGGACGCGGCAGAGGGCCGCGCCCTCCTGGCCGCCGCCGAGCCGCTTTCGGATCTCGACCGCGCGATCGCCTTCTAA